The Mycolicibacterium aurum genome segment CGGCGAACGTCAGCCAGCTGTCGCGCTCCGGACCCGGCGGGAGCGTCTCGGCGATCTCGAACGCGGTGAACAACCGTTGCCGGATGCACAGCGCGTCGTCCAGCGTCTTCATGCCGGGTGCCCACTGCGCGAAATGGGGCTTCCCGAAATAGGACTGCTGCATCCCCGCCGCGACCACCAGCACGTCGTAGTCGAGCGTGAACGTCGTCTCGTCGGGACGGAGTGCGGTGATCTGCCGCAGCTTCGGATCGAGCGAGACGGCCTCGCCCAGCAGAGTCGTCACATTGCGGTGGCGGGCGAACTCCTCGCGCAGGGGACGGCTGATGTGTCCGATGCTCAGCGTTCCGGTGGCGCACTGGTAGAGCAGTGGCTGGAACAGGTGTCCCGCCGCACGGTCGAGCAGCGTCACGTCGACGTCGACGTCGGCTCCGGCCAACCGACGCGCGCAGAACAGCCCCCCGAATCCGCCGCCGATGATCAGGACCCTGGGTCGCCTGGTGTTCACCACGCCGAGGCTAGTACGCCGGTTGGGCAAGGCGCCGGAACCTGTCGCGCGTAACGACGAATCGTCACATGACGAAGTACACGGTGCGGCACCGATTGCGGGGGTGTCGGGCCGTTTCTATCCAGGCAAGTGCGCCCTTGCGGTGCGCTCAAGTAGGACGGCGACAATTGATGAGATCAATGCACAGGGTGGGGCGGCGAATGGCGGTGGCCGCGCTGGCGGCACTGCTCCTATCGTCTCTGATCACGGTGGCAGGCGGGTCGGCCACCGCGGGCGCGTACTCGCGGGCGGGTCTTCCGGTGGAGACACTCATGGTGCCGTCGGCGGCCATGGGGCGTGATATCCCGGTGAAGTTCCAGGGCGGCGGACCCAAAGCGGTATATCTTCTCGACGGGTTGCGTGCCCGCGATGACAACAGCGGATGGGACATCGAGACCGCGGCCTTCGAGACGTTCTTCGAATCGGGACTGTCTGTCGTGATGCCCGTGGGCGGCATGTCGAGCTTCTATACCAACTGGCAGGGCCCGGCTGTGGGCAACGGGGCCAGCTACAACTACCAGTGGGAGACGTTTCTGACCTCGGAGCTGCCCGGCTATCTGGCGGCCAACAAGGGCATTTCCCCTACCGGCAATGCGGTTGTGGGACTGTCGATGTCGGGCAGCGCAGCGCTGACGTTGGCCGCATTCCATCCGGGCCAGTTCAGCTATGCGGGATCGCTGTCGGGGTATCTGAATCTGTCCGAAGGTGTGTGGCCGTTGTTGGTCGGCATCGCGATGCGCGACGCAGGCGGGTTCAGCGCGACGGCCATGTGGGGACTCGGCGGCGGCCCGGCATGGCAGCGCAACGACCCCACGCTGAACGTCGGACGGTTGGTCGGTAACGGCACCCGCATCTGGGTGTACTGCGGGACAGGGCGCCCCGGTGAACTGGGCGGTGGCGGCGACGTCCCCGGACAGCTCCTGGAAGCCATCACCTTGGACAGCAATCGCAACTTCCAGCGTCAGTATGAGGCGGCCGGGGGCGCGAACGGGGTGTTCAACTTCCCGTCCAACGGCACCCACGGCTGGGGTTACTGGGGTTCCCAGCTGTCTGCGATGAAGCCGGACATCCAGCGCACCCTCGGGGCCTGATCGGGCACATCAGGGGCGGATGACACGACGACGGCCACCGCGGATTCGGGATCTGCGGTGGCCGTCGAGTCGAGGGCGGTCAGTACGTCGGGACGAACACGCCGTTCAACCACACGCCCCAATGCTGCCAACCTTCGTCCCACACCTGCGGCTGGCCGGCGGCCCACAGCGGGTCGACGGGCTTCGGCGGTGCCGAGGCAGGCGCGGTACCGGTGTTCGGGCCCGCGGGCGGGACGGGCGGCGGCGTCCAGCCCGGCTGCGCGGCTGCGGTGCCGGCGACGCCCATGGCGCCTGCGGCGAGACCGCCGAAAACGGCTGCACTGGCGAGGACCTGGCTCAACTTCATCGTAAGAACTCCAATCCGGGTCAGGAGAGTTGCGGTACAGCCAAGACAGCTATCCGCATCCTGACGCCGGTAAACCCGAGGTTGCCTCACACTCTCACCGAGCCGAAGTTTGCCCTGCTCAGCGGGCCACGCTGTGGCCTACGGCACACTGCAGTACATGGCCTCGTCGTTACATGCCGAACTCCGCCGGATCGCCGACGGCGGCGGAGCCGCGGCCGCCGCCGCACAGACCGCACTCGACGACGGCCCACGTGCTCGCCGGCTCAGGGCGGCGATGCGGGCGCTCGCCGAGCACCGTGGACCCGACAGCAGCACCTGCCCATCGGACGCGGCGCGCGCAGTGGGCGGCCAGGACTGGCGCGCGCTGATGGATGACGCCAGGGAGGTCGCCCGCGAGCTGGCCGGGTCCGGTGAAGTGGACATCACCCAGGGCGGCAAAGTGCTTGATCCCGAGAGTGATTGGAAAGGACCCATCCGCGTTCGGAAGCGCCCTGGAGCGTCGGCGTGAGTGGTGAGGACGGTGCCCGGTGGGATCGGAAGTACACCGACAGGGGTCCGTCGGCCCTCGGCGATGTCGCTCTGCCCTACGTCTTTGCGCCGTTCGCCGACGTGTTCCCGACCTCCGGGTCTGCGCTCGAGCTGGCCTGCGGTGACGGCGGGTCGGCGGTGTGGCTGGCCCGCCGCGGTCTGCGGGTGGGAGGATACGACGTGTCCGCCGTCGCGATTGCCCACGCAAGGGACCTCGCCGTGCGGTCCGGCCAGGCCGCGCACTGCCGATTCGACGTGGCCGACTTCGACGACGGCCTGCCCACGGGTGAGCCGGTGGACGTGCTGCTCTGCAACAGGTTCCGCGATCCCCGGCTCTACTGTCCGAGCATCGAGCGACTTCGCGACGGGGGCATACTCGCGATCAGCGTGCTCAGTGAGGTCGGCGGCACGCCCGGCGCGTTCCGGGCGAAGCCCGGCGAACTGCTGGCGGCATTCGCCTCACTTGACGTGATCGCCTCGGCCGAAAGCGGCGGTGAGGCGTGGTTGCTGGCCCGCCGCACGACGGGTGCCGCCACGCCGTGACCAAGTCAGGGTCTTGCTGGAGGTCCTGGCGACATACGTTGGGCTGGAGGCGAATTCAGGATTCCCGTGCGGGCCTGCGCAGCGCACCCCAGATACCGACACCGATACCCACCACGGCTCCCCCGAGGCCGATGACCTTCTGGGATGGCCGCATCTGGTCATGCACGCTCATGCCGCCCAACAGATCCGAGGCGTCGGCGCCGCCGGAGGCCAGGAACCATCCGCGGGTGTCTCTGCCCCGCACGCCGGAGGCGATGAGCATGCCGCCGATGAGTGCGTCTCGGTACCCCATCGACCTGAGCAGCAATCGCGCGGTCGGTGGTGGTTCGTCGGGATCACCCCACCACTTGTTGGCCCGGAGAGGATCGACGAGAAACGAGACTCCCGACGCGAGACGAATCCCACCCGCTAGCAGGGCTGCGCTGTCCACGGCCATGGCAGGCACCCTACGCCGATATCGACACCGCGAGTAGCGAATTGCGCAACGTCAGTCGGCGGCCCAGGACTTCGCGTCCGCCAGATCGGACAGCGGGAACAGCCTCAGTTCGCCCGGAACCATCCACCCGACCGCGTGCAGGGCGTGCGCGATCCACTCCTTGTCGGACACGACCGCGATCCGCCGAAAGGCCGCGTGATGCTGCATCAGGGTGCCGAACCCCAACTTCAGGTCCTCCAGCAAGCCGCCGGGACCGAAACCCTCGTAGTCGTCGGAGACCACCTCGACGAGCCTGATCTCGTCGCCGGCGAGCAGCGTGCTCATCGCCGACCGAAATTCGCGTAAATCGTCCCCACTCACGCGCCCGGAGACCCTCAGACCCGTCACACCGACAGGCATGTCGTCGAGAACCTGGATCATGGGACACCTCCGTGCCGTCGGCTCCAGCTCATCCAGTGTGACATGGTCGGGTTGAACTTCTGTGCGCATTCAGACGCCGGTGGCGCCGTCGATGCGTTCCCGGATCAGGTCGGCGTGCCCGTTGTGCCGGGCGTACTCACCGATCATGTGCAGGTAGACCCACCGCAGTGAGACCGCCGCACCCATGAAGGCGTTGGTGTCGTCCAGCGCTGCGCCTGCGCAGTTCCCGCGGGCGGCGGCGACCTCGCCCTGCCAGGTGCTCACCGCGTCGGCGAAGGAGCCGCCGTCAGCGAGCTCGAACCCGCCGTCATGTCCGTGATCGTGCGGCGCCGCGTCGTAGATCGGCGGTACGTCCTCGCCACCGACGATGCGGCGGAACCAGTTTCGCTCTACCTCGGCCATGTGCTGGACAAGACCCTGGAGCGTCAGCGGTGACGGCGGCACCGATGCGCTGCGCAACTGCGCGTCGGCCAGACCGTCGCACTTGCGCAGCAGCGTCTGCCGCTGGAAGTCCAGCCAGGCCTCCAGCGTGGTGCGTTCGTCGCTGTCCATGGGTGGGATGTGGCGATCAGCGGCGGTCACGGCTGATCATCCTGCCACCGGCAGCCGACATCACATGCCGCCCGGATCAATTTTCGCGCGGCAGAAGCTCGTTGACGAACGTGTCCAGGAAGCCGTCGACGGGGACACCACCGGCAGGCCTGATGACGAACTTGGTCAATCCGGCGTCGACGTACTCGTCGATCTGGCGATGCAGCGCAGGCCAATCGGCCGCGACGAGCTGGGCGGGATCGAGATCGGGTCGGCGTTTGTGGATCGCGGCCACCACGGGTGCGGGCAACTCTCCGTCACCGACCGCCAGATTGATGCCGTAGTGATCTTCGGGGACTCCCCGTCCGGCGGCCCGCGCGGCCGCGTCGATCGCGAGCCGGGCGTCGTGCGCTTCGGCCGGCGTCACGAAACTGCCCAGCCAGCCGTCAGCGTATCGACCGATTCGCCGAAAACCCGGCAGCGTGGCTCCACCCAGCCAAATATCCAGGTGGGTGATGGGTTTCGGCAATACCTCAACATCCCGGACATCGAAGAACTCGCCGTGGAACGTGACGCCGGTGTCGTCGAGGGCCGCTCTCAAGAGTCGCAGCGACTCGTCGAACACCGCAGCACGCTTGCCGTCGGGCACCGCGAACGCGTCGCGTTCGGCAGGTAACGCCGAGCGCAGCCCGAACACAGGCAGCACCCGCTTCGGGGCGAGGGCTGCCAACGAGGTGAGTTGCTTGGCCACAAGCACCGGGTGACGCCCGGGCAGTACCGCCACCGACGTGCCCACCTTGAGCCGCGTGGTCCGCGCGAGGGCGTAGGCCATGCCGACGAACGGGTCCACGGCCTGCGAGTAGACCAATTCGGAAAGCCACAGTGAATCCACCCCGCCGGTCTCCAGCCGGTCGACGATCTCAGCCAGGTGCCCGGGCGCCACGTCGGCGCCCAGGCCGACTCCGAACCGGATCTTCATCAGGGCTCCTCCTGCGTGGACGGGGTCTGTCTGCACTCGCAACGCGCCGCTGCCCACGTTTGTGCCCCGTGCAGTGACAGGATGAGCGGGTGGCAGAACGCGTCACCTTCCCCAGCAGCAGCGGCCCGAAGCTCGCGGGTCTGATCGACCTGCCCGAAGGCGAGGTCCGTGGGTGGGGTGTCTTCGCCCACGGATTCACCCTCGGCAAGGACTGCCCCGCCGCGAGCCGGATGTGCAAACAGCTCGCCAGCGAAGGCATCGGGATGCTGCGGTTCGACAACCTGGGGCTCGGACATTCCGAGGGCGACTGGGGTGACGGCTCCTTCTCGCACAAGGTCGAAGACACGGTCCGCGCCGTCGAATTCATGCACGAGTCCGGACACGACGTGCGCCTACTCGTCGGGCATTCCTTCGGCGGTGCCGCGGTGATCGCGGCCGCACACGGCTGCCCATCGGTCGCGGCCGTGGCGAGCGTCGGAGCTCCGTTCCAGCCGGCCCACGTGGAACACAACTATGACGCGCTCCTGCACCGGATCGAGTCCGACGGTGAGGCGCCGTTCCGCGTCGGCGGAAAGGCGCTCACCCTGAGACGCCATTTCATCGAGGACGTCCGCTCCGCGGATCTGCGCGAGTGCATCAAGACCCTGCGGCGCGCGCTGCTGGTGATGCACTCCCCCACCGACAACACCGTGGGCATCGCCAACGCCAGTGACATCTTCCGCGCGGCCCGGCATCCGAGGAACTTCGTCTCCCTCGAGGGTGCCGACCACTTGCTCACCGAGAAGAACCAGGCCGCCCGGGCGGCACGCATCATCAGCGCGTGGGCCGACCCGTATTTGTGACGGCCTGGTCTCCCGGCTGATCCGTCGTATCGGGCGATCAGTCCTTGGCGCCGCCCGAACCGGACGAGCCCTTGTCCGAGCCGGACTTGGTCGCGGTACCGGTGCCGGACTTCTTCGCCTCGGATGACGTGGCCGACTTGTCCGCCGCGCTGCTGGGCTTCTTCGACTCGGAGGACGATCCGGACTTGTCGCCGCTCGTGCTGCTGGGCTTCTTGAGACCGTCGGTGACCTTCGAGATGGTCGAGTTGATGGATTCACGCACGTTCTTCAACGTCTCGCTTGTCGCGGTCGGCTTCCGGTGCTTGGGTCCGCTCGACGCGGGTGCCTTGCCCGCCGCCGTGCTGGTGGCCGTCACGTCGCTCTCGGCCGCCGGAGTCTCCTCGAGGGTGTCGGTGTCGGTGCTCTCCGCGACGGTCGCGGACACGACGGTCGGCGACGCGACGGTCGGCGACGCAGCGGTGTCGGGATCCTCGAAGACCGGGCCCGGCACCGGCTCGTTCTCCGGGTTCGGAACGAACGGCGCGCAGATCGCGCACTGGGTTCCCAGCACGAAGGGGTTGAAGGCGGTGTTCACGCCGTTGGCCAGGCTGGTGAGGCTGCCGGTGACCAGTTCG includes the following:
- a CDS encoding alpha/beta hydrolase; the protein is MAVAALAALLLSSLITVAGGSATAGAYSRAGLPVETLMVPSAAMGRDIPVKFQGGGPKAVYLLDGLRARDDNSGWDIETAAFETFFESGLSVVMPVGGMSSFYTNWQGPAVGNGASYNYQWETFLTSELPGYLAANKGISPTGNAVVGLSMSGSAALTLAAFHPGQFSYAGSLSGYLNLSEGVWPLLVGIAMRDAGGFSATAMWGLGGGPAWQRNDPTLNVGRLVGNGTRIWVYCGTGRPGELGGGGDVPGQLLEAITLDSNRNFQRQYEAAGGANGVFNFPSNGTHGWGYWGSQLSAMKPDIQRTLGA
- a CDS encoding DUF3253 domain-containing protein, which codes for MASSLHAELRRIADGGGAAAAAAQTALDDGPRARRLRAAMRALAEHRGPDSSTCPSDAARAVGGQDWRALMDDAREVARELAGSGEVDITQGGKVLDPESDWKGPIRVRKRPGASA
- a CDS encoding class I SAM-dependent methyltransferase, encoding MSGEDGARWDRKYTDRGPSALGDVALPYVFAPFADVFPTSGSALELACGDGGSAVWLARRGLRVGGYDVSAVAIAHARDLAVRSGQAAHCRFDVADFDDGLPTGEPVDVLLCNRFRDPRLYCPSIERLRDGGILAISVLSEVGGTPGAFRAKPGELLAAFASLDVIASAESGGEAWLLARRTTGAATP
- a CDS encoding DUF4267 domain-containing protein, which translates into the protein MAVDSAALLAGGIRLASGVSFLVDPLRANKWWGDPDEPPPTARLLLRSMGYRDALIGGMLIASGVRGRDTRGWFLASGGADASDLLGGMSVHDQMRPSQKVIGLGGAVVGIGVGIWGALRRPARES
- a CDS encoding SpoIIAA family protein; translated protein: MIQVLDDMPVGVTGLRVSGRVSGDDLREFRSAMSTLLAGDEIRLVEVVSDDYEGFGPGGLLEDLKLGFGTLMQHHAAFRRIAVVSDKEWIAHALHAVGWMVPGELRLFPLSDLADAKSWAAD
- a CDS encoding DinB family protein, producing the protein MDSDERTTLEAWLDFQRQTLLRKCDGLADAQLRSASVPPSPLTLQGLVQHMAEVERNWFRRIVGGEDVPPIYDAAPHDHGHDGGFELADGGSFADAVSTWQGEVAAARGNCAGAALDDTNAFMGAAVSLRWVYLHMIGEYARHNGHADLIRERIDGATGV
- a CDS encoding TIGR03854 family LLM class F420-dependent oxidoreductase; translation: MKIRFGVGLGADVAPGHLAEIVDRLETGGVDSLWLSELVYSQAVDPFVGMAYALARTTRLKVGTSVAVLPGRHPVLVAKQLTSLAALAPKRVLPVFGLRSALPAERDAFAVPDGKRAAVFDESLRLLRAALDDTGVTFHGEFFDVRDVEVLPKPITHLDIWLGGATLPGFRRIGRYADGWLGSFVTPAEAHDARLAIDAAARAAGRGVPEDHYGINLAVGDGELPAPVVAAIHKRRPDLDPAQLVAADWPALHRQIDEYVDAGLTKFVIRPAGGVPVDGFLDTFVNELLPREN
- a CDS encoding alpha/beta hydrolase family protein produces the protein MAERVTFPSSSGPKLAGLIDLPEGEVRGWGVFAHGFTLGKDCPAASRMCKQLASEGIGMLRFDNLGLGHSEGDWGDGSFSHKVEDTVRAVEFMHESGHDVRLLVGHSFGGAAVIAAAHGCPSVAAVASVGAPFQPAHVEHNYDALLHRIESDGEAPFRVGGKALTLRRHFIEDVRSADLRECIKTLRRALLVMHSPTDNTVGIANASDIFRAARHPRNFVSLEGADHLLTEKNQAARAARIISAWADPYL